In Salvia miltiorrhiza cultivar Shanhuang (shh) unplaced genomic scaffold, IMPLAD_Smil_shh fragScaff_scaffold_66:::fragment_2:::debris, whole genome shotgun sequence, the genomic stretch TGGCGAGTGAGATGAGCTGCCCAAATGGAGATAGATTCCGAGACAGCGGTTAACTTCTCTGTAACAGAAACTCCATGAAGGTTGGTCCAGCAGTCGCGAACAATCTTGGGAAAGTCCGGTTGAAGGCACCATTTATTTTCAAAGCGGAAACGCCGGGAGACCAGAGGAGCAGCCACACCTTTGCACCACAAGAGGAGGGGTACATGGTCGGAAATAGGGACCGACAGAGGCATGAGAGTTGCGTCAGGGTAGAGAAGTTTCCAGGCGGACGTAGCCATACCACGATCGAGTCTTTCCTCAACTGAGTGGGCAGTTCCCAGACCACGGGACCACGTATATTGGTGACCCGTAAGAGGGATATCCGAGAGACCGCAATCCATGATAGCGGATCTAAAACCAGAGAAGAGCCAGTTTGGGTGATCCACACGACCCCTTTTATCCCCGGGATCAAGGAGGTCATTGAAATCTCCTGCAATAGCCCACGGTAAGGAGTTGATGGCGGACAGACGCCGCAAGAGATTCCAGGACTCGCGTCGACGGCCTCTTTTAGGGAAGCCGTAAAAACCGGTGAAACGCCAATCACCTTTAGTATCAGTGATGATCATGTCGATGTGGTTTTGAGAATAGCCAATGAGCTTACAATGGGCCGAAGATTTCCAAAGTAAGCAGATTCCACCACTCCTGCCAATACAATCAATAGCAAAACACCCTTCAAAATTTAGTCTAATCTTAATCTCCTCAATACGATGTTTGTGGGAAATGG encodes the following:
- the LOC131003090 gene encoding uncharacterized protein LOC131003090, which codes for MNLISWNCRGLGHPLAIPTLRELVRVHRPDFIFLCETISHKHRIEEIKIRLNFEGCFAIDCIGRSGGICLLWKSSAHCKLIGYSQNHIDMIITDTKGDWRFTGFYGFPKRGRRRESWNLLRRLSAINSLPWAIAGDFNDLLDPGDKRGRVDHPNWLFSGFRSAIMDCGLSDIPLTGHQYTWSRGLGTAHSVEERLDRGMATSAWKLLYPDATLMPLSVPISDHVPLLLWCKGVAAPLVSRRFRFENKWCLQPDFPKIVRDCWTNLHGVSVTEKLTA